TACAGGGATTACAGCAAATATTAGAGTGATATGTCATTATTAGTTTGCTGGGAAGAAAAAACATCCTGAGAAACAAAATGGAGAACGTGCAGAACATGGAATTAAACCGTATCTATTAGAACCACCGACGATGGAACAATCTACCGTCATTATTTGTTGACTTTAATGCCTGATAAAtcaaaaggtacatttgtttggacaggtTTAATGATGAAAACAAATAACTCATAAGAGTTTAGTTTAATGAGTTAAGGGgctctttttttattgtgttggcTCATCGGCGCCCCACCATCCCACCGTCAGCATATAGCTGTAAAAGTACGCTTTCTAACACGTGTAATGCTGGTTGCTGTGGTGGCATAGTTTTTACATGACTTACTGTGTCCTGTGGAAACTTTGACGTGCCGCCTTTCCCCTCCTTTAGTCCTGGTGCTAGCTTCCTGGTAAATACGTTTATACTGTACTTGTcaaggtgttttgtttttagggaAATGTAACATACATTGAAATTAGCATTTGCTTTGTTCTCTAGTAGAGCGATTCCACTTCCCATTCGATTCCTCATTTAAATTCTGGTTCCTAACGATTCTTGATTCCGCTTCCTTTCAGAGGGAGGGTCACAAAAAGTTAGCATGGTTTAAAGGAGGGCACTAACCAAATTTCTTGGATGGTCTGTCTGTCtccatggttttatttcaatgaCCTTTTTATGAATGACTTGGTCATTACCAAGAATTTGTCCCAAAGCTATAGAAATGGCTTTCTAACCATTTTCTAGACAGAAAGATCTCAAAGATcttctggctctcaacaaaggcggtggCATCTTCCATATCTCCAGTCCCTTTTCTTCCCTGCTCATGTAATTGATCCATTGGTCTCCCCATGCATGAAACTTGCAGAGGGTGAGGATGAAACGCCTTCTTGGAGGAGAGAGTATAGTGTCTCTAGCAGTCGGCTAACCCAGCTTAGAAAGGCTAGTCATCTCGTCCTGATCATTCAGCTGATTGATGTCATGCACATACTGACGAGTGGTGTCCACTGTTTTGGCTGTTAGCTGCCGTTTGACTGATGCTGCACTAGGAGCCTGGAAAACTCCCCATACTATGTCAAgtctttgttcttcaaatgccaTATTCCATTTCTTGTGCTAGCATATTAGAACTAGCAAAGTACGTCAGTGCTGCCTCAATGTTTAAGTTCTTTTTATGACACAGCTCAGCAGGATGTAGTGCAAGGCACTCTTATTTTTAGGGCTGGAGGGGTGTTGTGGCGGTTGAGCTCTTTTGACTTGTGCTAAAGAAGAAGCCAATAAAAGGAATAAACTTTgatgttatttattgtttgacttTCCTGATTATCTCTAAGAGGTAGTCCGGTGCAACCACCCTGCGGCACAGTGATGTCTAATTCATCATGTCGGTCATGTTCCCTCCTTTGCATGATATCATTGTTTCACAGACTTTGTAGCCGCTTCTTCTTGCAGCTATTTCATCCAGTTGGCCCACAGTGCATTGAAACTATGAatggattaattttttttatgaaagatCTTAAGGAGAATTGGAATATTAGTACCGGTTTCCTTCGATGCTGAAGACTCCATGCCCAACCTGAGtgtccagtcatattttccATTGTATATTTGTCCAGGTCAAATTGAGGGCAAAATAGGGtatagtttttatttcatattattctgCTGATATTCTGTCTATATAAATCCTGATCTTatcttttgtaattttttcccaatattttacaataagtaTCTCAGCGGTATGGGGAGCTTTgattttatacatacatatatgatgCCAATTGTTTATCTTTGATGCTTTTGTATCTGCTTTGGCAATAACAATGACTTTTGGGTCTGATTTTGTGATGTCTTCCTCAGATTAACATGAAAGATCATCGCTTTGCCAAGTACGTCGAGACCCACATCTCCTTCCACGACTTGCGTGCATTTGTTTTCCAGAGGAAAGATGACAGAGAAAAGTTCATGGTACAGGTGAGGATGGCTCGGGTGATGGTAGCTGTGCTAATGCATTCTCAGCCAACTGTTATGAGTATGAATATTCCTGTTCTCAGGTCCGTGACAAAATGAATTTGAAGGTGAATTCTATTTCTGCTCCGGCTGAGTCGTGTTCCAGACAACCTCCATCACGCAATATTGAGTCTTTGAGGTGAGAGTAAAGCATCATCAATTATTATGTCCATTTTAATGTGGCTTCTGTATGGTTTTGACTTTGAAGGTGTTTTGGTTTCTTCACCTTTTTGCGAGAGATGTTTGACGCACCCGATGAGGTGATGAGTTACCTGTGTCATCAGTATAAAGTGCATGATGTTCCTGTGGGCAATGAGCAGACCAAAGCCATGATTAGAACGGTAAGGTCCCCATGCCACAAAAGTCAAGATCCCAGCAGGTAAGACACCATTTTGAACACTCCGCAGGTGATTGAGGAGCCCTACCTCAAGGTATTGTACACAACGGATGAGAGGTACACGGTAAGGAGGTCCTGGTACTCCAAGAGGATCAACACGAGTAACACAGCCGTGCACCCCTCCCAGTACCTTAGCATTACTGTAGATGCTGAAGCCAAGCGGCAGGTGGAGCAGCAGAAAAAGGTGAGGGAAGTTAGGACGCCCTGACCCGAAGTTCTGTGGTTCCCCATGGATGAAATATCATTGCTAGGTATCTTGGAGTGTGCTGTTTATCCTCTTTGAGTGCAGGTCGCCCAGTTGAGACTACAAGACATTGATGAGCGGTTAAACGCTTTGCAGAAAGAAGCATCCTCACTGGATCGCCGTGACAACGAACTGTTATCCGAGAAGAAGAACCTCTGTGatttaaatggcaaaaaaagacaattgcaGCAGAAATTAAGCACAAAACTGGAGAGGTGTTGCTAAAGCCGCTTTCATCACTTTACTGACTGTGATTATCCAATGGAGGTTCCAGCTGACATGTTGGGAGGGGTCTGACACACTCTGTCATTGTGTGCTAGGCTGAGACAGATGGAGAACAGCGGAATTGACCTGAAGAAGATTCAGGAGGAGACAAAAGAGAAAATTGCTGCTGCCAATTCCCAGAAGACATCTGTAGTTGCTGCATTAATGGCACAGATGAAAGTAAGGCTTTAGGATTTGTATTCCATTCCCTGTGCCATAGTATCTAGTTGTTGGTTCCATTCCCTGACAGCATGCGTGATAACTGCCATAGTATCTAGTTGTTGGTTCCATTCCCTGACAGCATGTGTCATACCTCTGCCATAGTATCTAGTTGTTGGTTCCATTCCCTGACAGCACGTGTGGTAACTGCCATAGTATCTAGTTGTTGGTTCCATTCCCTGACAGCACGTGTGATAACTGTGCCATAGTATCTACTTGTTGGTTCCATTCCCTGACAGCAGGTGTGATAACTGTGCCATAAGTATCTAGTTGTTGGTTTGTATGCAACTTCATGTCTGCAGACCTTTCCACATAAGCTAGGGTGGAAGATAGCATTGCATTGTGGGGCAGAATCCCCACATTGATGACCACACCAAAATATACAATTGAACAACTCTCCCAGTCATTCTTGTTTACGTTTGAATTACTTGTTTATGAGTAACCTTGATTCCAAAAATAGGTGATTTTTTTCTGCTGGATAATGGCTTCCATCATTGAACACTGTGATGTGTATTTGTTCCTAACGCAGCACTCGTATACCGCAACAGTACATCAACTTCAGCAATACATGACTTCATCAAGCGTTTATTTAATCTGCAAAGGGACAGCGCTGGGAATTAAGATGGAAAATaccattttagtttcatttatcCAACAAACAATTGACTCTGCCCCAAAGTGCTGTATGTAACACGTTTaataaacaagaataaaatcagtAAGAAGTCGAAAAACATAGAACACTTTTTCACGGCTGAGACCAGGGATCCTGCTCTCAGAAAGGTGGTGAGCTTACCACTGGCCTGAGCCAGCTTTATGGAGAGCCCCGTACAGCCACATGCCCCGAGGGGGCCAGTACTCTTCGGGGTATGTGAATACAAATGAAAACCATTAGTACCTAACCCTGACAGTTAGGAGTGCATGTGGACGCCACACAGTCCAAGGAGACCAGAGCATGAAAGAGACAACATGTTGTTCATAGCTCTGTCTGCATCCATCTTATGAACTAATACGTACACTGGAAAGATTATATTGTGCATTAAAATGGTTTcacctttatatttatatttgtaagaATGGTGCATTTAGGTGCATGCTCATCATACCAGTCAGACTATGCTTATACTAGATTACAAATATCAATGTTCAACAAATAGACTTTCAGACAGATGCTGCTTTACCATGATGTTCAACTCCCCCTTCCATTTCGGTATGATATcatgagtggacaaaaaaaatgcaagatttttgttattttcaaacTAGACACCCACATCGCATACTGCACTCTTTTCCAATATGGTGCAGCCCTCCCTGCTCTCCATCCACACCAGAGATCTTGGAGCCAACAAGGTGGAACACCAGAGAGGAAAATGGCCAATTGGGCACAAAGTGGACATTTTCATGAGCGGTTTGGACATCAATGTCTGAGTTTGGATGGTTGAGTGGACAAGAAATGTCGACTGTTAAACAAAGCTGTAGACAGGCCTAACTCCATGTTATTTCCTTCTCGTCCCATGAAAGAGAGTAGTAGTCACTGTTGTGTTCTATTGTAACTTGATGGTTGTACACTAATTCACTTGTGTTTTAAGCTCTCTGCCCTTTTCAGTCCTCTGTCCACTGTCATACTTGGAAGGTCTTTCAGTTTTTCCCTCCTGTGCCTGCCCCCCCTACAGCTGAGAGCCAAATTGACCATGGAGAAGGTGTACCTGGCTTTGGGGAGTGTGGGTCTGTTGGCAGAAAAGACCAAGCTGGAGAATGACTGTAGAGAAGGCATGGGCGGAGTCAGAAACATTGATGTAAGTATTTTTGccctgtttttattcaactggCTGGCAGCCATGTTACCGGAGTATCAGTGTTGTTACCTCATCACCCTCTCACCCTTATCCTTGTGTGTGTAGCAAAGATGCTGCCACCTGGAGGAGAGGAAGGTCCTGCTGACAGAACGATGCAAGAGCTTGATGAAAAGGGCAAAATCAATGTGTGGGATGCAGCCTGATGAAGCGTTACCCCAGGACCTGCAAACTGTCAGTGGCATTATGATGTTGAACCCTTTCTGGAAGAAATTGTGCTTGTGTGAGCTGATGGAGATGTGAGTCTTTAAGCCGTACTTGGTTTTGTCCATGCAGGCTTTCAGGCAGTTACCTGACACGCTGGACGAGTTGGACGCCATGTTGAATGAAGAACGGTCCAGGGCCGAATGCTTTACCGGACTCAGTAAAACTGTAAGATGAGGTTCTCCCAGCTTCCACTGTACAATAAACTGTCCAAATGCTATTGAGATGGGATATTTAacgttagaatgctaacatgacAGCTCATTGTCAAAGAAGACTGCTAATGCTTTATttcaacatacagtaaataatattttttatgtgttctgAATTCTTTTTGCCAAAGGTTGTCCAGGAGTACCAAAAGCGGGAGCAGGAAATCAAACAacttgaacaggaagtgaatgcCAAGAATGCTGCCTTAACGGCTTTCAGACAAAATATATCGGAGGTATGGCGGCTTACTTGAATTCCTAGTATCTGCCGTTGACTGAGCCAAACCAAGTAGTCAATCGGAAAACCATGTGTGTTCAGTGGATTTGGTGTGTGCGTGGTCTTGCAGGCCAAAGAACGCTGGCTCAACCCCCTGAAGCGGCTTGTGGAACAAATCAATGACAAGTTCGgtgattttttttgctccatGCAGTGTGCAGGAGAGGTGGATCTTCACTTCGAGAATGAGGTAACACAAGAAAATGCATGATTCTATCGGAGATCGTACCTCCATGCATGTATTcactatttcagctttttccccACATTTGAGCTCACATTGCACCCAAGTTGAGTCTTGTGCTTCCTGATCACTGCAGGAAGAATATGACAAGTATGGCATCTCCATACGGGTCAAGTTCCACAATAGTAGCCAGTTGCATGAGCTCACACCCTTCCATCAGAGTGGAGGAGAGCGGAGCGTCTCCACCATGTTGTACCTCATGGCCCTGCAGGAACTCAACCGCTGCCCCTTCAGAGTGGTGGATGAAATCAACCAGGTAACATGATCATACACAACACGGTGTACTCGTCAGTCGATCAATCCTTCACACAGGCACTGGGCCGGAATCCATCCCACACATTGATAAATAAAAGCCTTATCATAGTCTAGTAAGGGTTGCACTTGTATTGCTTTGGGATGATGTACTGTCTGTCTAGGGAATGGATCCTGTAAATGAGAGGAGAGTCTTTGACATTGTTGTCCACACCGCCTGCAAGGAAACAACATCCCAGTACTTCTTCATAACACCCAAAGTGAGCATTTGGTATTTTGTACTCATGTCGACCCTTGGCTGCCCCTAAAGTGACCTTGTGCTGTGGTTGCTCGCAGTTGCTGAACAATCTTGAATACGCACAGGAGATGACTGTTCTCTGCGTCCATAATGGCGCCCGCATGCTTCCCCCCAACCAGTGGGACGAGGAGGCTTTTACAAGACGATGCCTCCGAAGAAAAGCTCAGACATGAACCCTTCGATGTTctacatacagtggtatgaaaaagtttgggcacccctggtaatgtTCAAGATGTTCCTTTGGAAATGATTGTAaatggttgttgggatcatccattccaggtaaatatatcatatagaagaccaacacagggatagatgagaagggaaatgaactttataggatttacagaaagtctacaatcattatttaaactaaagtaggcaggtggatacatttgggcacccttgttgttttattgattagaATACCTTTACAACAACTGTCATACAGCATTCCAACCAATCACTGTCTGCTGTCTGTCTGCTATATGGTATATTTACCTAGAATGGATGATCCCGAGGCCCTACTCCAGAAAGTAACGCATGATGTCTTTTTGTCTTGAGATAGTTGTTGGTATGTAAGTGAATTGGAGGCAAGTAAGTAAGGCAGTGTttgtaaaaatggaaaataaacacatttcattattaGAGCTTGTTTTCCTTTCCACCCTCGCTGTCACCAGAGAAGATAACAGAGTGACTTTGTACTACACTACCTGAACTTCACTTGGCACCTTAAatggggcacacacacacatacacaccgtCTCCGTTTGGTATAAAAGCTGAATCTCCAAAACAAGTCAGCGTTGCTCATAGATGGGACTTTAGCTGCAAGCCAAGGCTGCCATGTGGAACCTGATGGCAGAGAATAGACCATTTGTACGTTCATATTGAAATTTCAGTGTTGTCTCAGTTCTAATTGTCAGTACCTGCAGGTCACCCCTTGCTCATGGTGCACTTGGCCGGGTGTACAAATGTATGATGTACATGCTCTATGAATTTAGGTCTGTGACATGCTGAATCAGAAATCGGGCTTTCGTAAAGTTTAGTATGGTGATATTTTGGTGACATTGTAAACCTCAATGTAAAACCTCAACATACACAACCAGAAGTCCTGCAGGTTTTATTTTGGTTGTTGACCCGTGCAGCTCCACTCGCCTGTTGTGGCCTGAATCTGCTCCGACTGAGGTCGTTCTCTGGCTTTGGGACGGGGAATAGGTGATGACGCTTGGACATATTGGAAGCTATACCATGGTCGTGTGGTGGCTGTATCTGCAAGTTCATGTTTTCCACCTGGTTTCCTTTGCAGTGTGACATATCCGGTAAATAAATGGTTCCCTTTTGGGGTGAAATCAATGTGTGTTCCACCGCCAGCACCCTGTAAGCCAACTGTTGAACTACACGCAGGGTGGCTCATTAACGCTGACTCATGTTTGCAAAGGGAGGCCGCACCTCCAGCACCTGAGGGCTCAGGTCCACCTCCTCGGTCTCCCATCACTTTAGCCCTAACAGCAGGCCACCATGCAGCGGGACACGGAACACAGGAGTTACCTTCTACTCTGGCTGCTTTTTGCACACACGATAGCGGATCTGCCAATGTGCAAAGAGGTGAGGAGATCATGGCTCTTTTAGTATTCCTTGCTGTTGCTTTTTCCATGTTTATTTTGAAGTACATCGGAAGGCAAAAGTACTAACACTGGTAATAATTTAAAGACATTGTGAACCTTACAAGTGTGACCATGCAATGAGAAGCCAATTTCATTCGcactgaaagtaaaaaaaacgacTCTGATTTGAAACCATTTGCTTTAGCAGAATCTCCTTTAGCTTCATTGACACGATGGTCTGTGGGAAATCAACATGTGCTTCCACAGCAACATTTTAGCCAATCATCCTCTCTGATACTGGATGTTTTCTTTTGGTGTTATGTCGTTGTGCTTTCCGCTCCCTCGCTCTGTGTTCTGCCTAGTTAGTAAAAAGACAAATTAAGCACCATACTTTGAGCACCGACCTGTAAAaccaataaaagtataatattcCCAAATGATCTTTCCTGCTAGTGAGTTCATCCAGGTTGAGAATATTTAGGATCATCTTTTCTGTTTTGCCTTGCCTCGGGGACCCAGGAGGGTCCAAGAGGCCCAGCAGTCATGTGTCGTCGTCATGGTTCCCTCATGTTTGGTTAAAGGTCATACACACTTAAAAATCCGACCATCACCTGATACCCTAGCCACAGCTGAATAGAAAACAACCTCACAGCGTCTGCTATGTTGGTGTGTTTCTATCGAACTGTTATTCCTAAAAGGGTGTGATGTGAGTGGGATTAGAGTAGTCTCTTGCATGGTCTTCCTGGGAATACTACAGCCTGCTGAGACCAGTTTTAAGATGACCAGGCTTTGCCATTTTTAGAGATGGGAGATCAACCAGATGACATGTTCCATCCCATGTGACATCTTAAGGGCAGTGTTAGATTTGTCATCGGTACTGGCCCAACAGCCAAATGAAGGCAAGCTGTCTCCTGCTGTCGCAAGTCGGGTATCCAACAGCAGTAGCGTGTTTGCTCAGTGGTTGGATCATCTGCATTCTGCCCACGGCTGCTGAAGGAGCAGAGTTTCATTATTATAACAACATTGAAACAGGCTCCTGGGCAAACATCCTTCCTTTATTTGGAAAGGAGGCTGTCTTCATTTGGGGAGAAAAGTCACCCGTATAAAACCTGTTTGCTACTTCTTACACGTACGCTATCTCTAAGAGTCCATGCCTCACAACCGTGGCTCCCCAGTGTCAGCAGCACTCAGTCACCCCCAGACCACGATGCCACCAATTATCCCGCCCCTCATGTGTATGAGAAGTTGAGAAGACAAATGTGTGTCA
This window of the Doryrhamphus excisus isolate RoL2022-K1 chromosome 10, RoL_Dexc_1.0, whole genome shotgun sequence genome carries:
- the smc5 gene encoding structural maintenance of chromosomes protein 5 isoform X2, which produces MTDMRKKPRLSHPNRSSQTSVSTGSQTNATGPDDRFVEGAILHIAMKNFLTYDYAVVRPGPNLNMIVGANGTGKSSIVCAICLGLAGKTSVLSRGDKVGHYVKHGCNKGSIEIELFKSGGNVVINREIHMENNQSVWMLNGKHCNQKTVEEEVKALHIQVSNLCQFLPQEKVGEFAKMSKIELLEATEKSVGPPEMYEYHCKLKTFRTREREMENAVKERNSYLEKSRQRNERNKHDVNRYYEKKRHLDIIELLEKKKPWVEYETSLKELESVKKERDEAKRQLAALKRAQVPLLTKLQSIEEQRKPIETQMKAKNTAIKEASLSCKQKQDQLDRIHKEIEHIKQTLKMKQTEEDDQRKRISNAKLTIEDLKAELAKVADQPDLTPRINAVNNELRQIQVDRAKMEGEKADLRREKDNLCAELRMLERKLSDMNNMMNIKEEKLRVRHRDTHTALQWLRQNRHLFSGNVHEPIMLVINMKDHRFAKYVETHISFHDLRAFVFQRKDDREKFMVQVRDKMNLKVNSISAPAESCSRQPPSRNIESLRCFGFFTFLREMFDAPDEVMSYLCHQYKVHDVPVGNEQTKAMIRTVIEEPYLKVLYTTDERYTVRRSWYSKRINTSNTAVHPSQYLSITVDAEAKRQVEQQKKVAQLRLQDIDERLNALQKEASSLDRRDNELLSEKKNLCDLNGKKRQLQQKLSTKLERLRQMENSGIDLKKIQEETKEKIAAANSQKTSVVAALMAQMKLRAKLTMEKVYLALGSVGLLAEKTKLENDCREGMGGVRNIDQRCCHLEERKVLLTERCKSLMKRAKSMCGMQPDEALPQDLQTAFRQLPDTLDELDAMLNEERSRAECFTGLSKTVVQEYQKREQEIKQLEQEVNAKNAALTAFRQNISECAGEVDLHFENEEEYDKYGISIRVKFHNSSQLHELTPFHQSGGERSVSTMLYLMALQELNRCPFRVVDEINQGMDPVNERRVFDIVVHTACKETTSQYFFITPKLLNNLEYAQEMTVLCVHNGARMLPPNQWDEEAFTRRCLRRKAQT
- the smc5 gene encoding structural maintenance of chromosomes protein 5 isoform X1 — translated: MTDMRKKPRLSHPNRSSQTSVSTGSQTNATGPDDRFVEGAILHIAMKNFLTYDYAVVRPGPNLNMIVGANGTGKSSIVCAICLGLAGKTSVLSRGDKVGHYVKHGCNKGSIEIELFKSGGNVVINREIHMENNQSVWMLNGKHCNQKTVEEEVKALHIQVSNLCQFLPQEKVGEFAKMSKIELLEATEKSVGPPEMYEYHCKLKTFRTREREMENAVKERNSYLEKSRQRNERNKHDVNRYYEKKRHLDIIELLEKKKPWVEYETSLKELESVKKERDEAKRQLAALKRAQVPLLTKLQSIEEQRKPIETQMKAKNTAIKEASLSCKQKQDQLDRIHKEIEHIKQTLKMKQTEEDDQRKRISNAKLTIEDLKAELAKVADQPDLTPRINAVNNELRQIQVDRAKMEGEKADLRREKDNLCAELRMLERKLSDMNNMMNIKEEKLRVRHRDTHTALQWLRQNRHLFSGNVHEPIMLVINMKDHRFAKYVETHISFHDLRAFVFQRKDDREKFMVQVRDKMNLKVNSISAPAESCSRQPPSRNIESLRCFGFFTFLREMFDAPDEVMSYLCHQYKVHDVPVGNEQTKAMIRTVIEEPYLKVLYTTDERYTVRRSWYSKRINTSNTAVHPSQYLSITVDAEAKRQVEQQKKVAQLRLQDIDERLNALQKEASSLDRRDNELLSEKKNLCDLNGKKRQLQQKLSTKLERLRQMENSGIDLKKIQEETKEKIAAANSQKTSVVAALMAQMKLRAKLTMEKVYLALGSVGLLAEKTKLENDCREGMGGVRNIDQRCCHLEERKVLLTERCKSLMKRAKSMCGMQPDEALPQDLQTAFRQLPDTLDELDAMLNEERSRAECFTGLSKTVVQEYQKREQEIKQLEQEVNAKNAALTAFRQNISEAKERWLNPLKRLVEQINDKFGDFFCSMQCAGEVDLHFENEEEYDKYGISIRVKFHNSSQLHELTPFHQSGGERSVSTMLYLMALQELNRCPFRVVDEINQGMDPVNERRVFDIVVHTACKETTSQYFFITPKLLNNLEYAQEMTVLCVHNGARMLPPNQWDEEAFTRRCLRRKAQT